Genomic segment of Umezawaea sp. Da 62-37:
GGGGTGATGGTCGGTGCCGGGGTGGGCGGCGCGGCGGGCGGGGTGGGCGTGGTCATCGCGGGCGTTCCTTTCGGGTGCACGGGGCGGCGGGTCAGGCGGCGAACAGGGACTCGGCGGCGTCGGCGGCGGTCTGGTGCCGTTCGGCGTCGGCGTCCGCCGCTTCCGGGGTGGCGTGGTCCGCCGACCATCCGCAGTAGCAAAACGCGGTGGCGGTTCCGCCGTCGTTCGTGGTGGTGTCGGCGTAACACATAATGGGCTCCCCGTTTTCGACATGGCTCGCGCCGGGCGTGGTATTCGATTTGTTTCCGGTTTCCCCGGCGACAATTCAATTATTGCTCTTCGCGGCGCGTCATGCAATAGGTTTGGCAGCTCATTTCAAGACTCTTTTCGATCGGTCGCCATCGCCACCATTCCAAAATTGGAACCAGCGCGCACCCGCGCAATTCCGAATGAAATGCAACCACATTCCTGCAGGTCGGAGAGGTTGCAGAGACACGAGAGCCGCAGGTGAAAGCGAAAGCCGGCGGCACATAAGTAATACATAGAAGAGATTTTAGAGAACGATAAGGAGGCAGGAATTGATACAGGACGAATGAATTCAAACAATAAGAGTGAGCGAGCCACGACAGAGACGACAGCCAGCCACCAGGCCGCCCCGATGTGTTCACCGGCTTGTGGCCAAGCGAGTCTGGGATACCAGCGGATCCCCCTACGGGCCCGTTGACCGGCGTCTTTGCAGACGAGAGGGGGTGGCGCTCTAACAGGATCCCCAACCTGATCCCCAAGGTGATCCCCCGTGTGAACCCCCAACGGAAGTGACCGTACGTGCTGTCGATCTCCATATCGACTACAGAGGGTGACATCTCATCGGAGATGGGCTGAGTAGGAATACGGTGGGCGATTTCGACCGTTTGGCGTAGCGTGGATGGCTCGACACTCGTCGCCAGGGGAGGCGCAGGGTGACGAAGCGGTCGCGCTGAGCAGGCACGATCGTCTCAACGGCGGGCTCGGAGACGTGTCCGCCGCAGACAGCGACGAGCGGGCGCGCTTTGGGGGCCCGGTCAGTGGACACGGGGAGGCGCGGTGACGGAGCGAGACGACAGGGTCCTTCGTGGACTGTATGACCTGAAGAACCTTTTCGGGGACAAGTGGGTGCCCGCCATCCTGGTTGCACTCCGGGACGGCCCGCTGCGTCGGGTAGAGATTCTTTCAACGGTCAACTCGTATTCCATCGACGAGAATTGGACGGATAAACACGCCGTACTGCACGATAGCATTTTTGCGCGCACATTGAAAAAGATGCGTGAACAAGGGCTCATCGACCGTCACAGTTGCGATAAGACTTTTCCACCGGAAGTCCTGTACTCGTTGACGCCGGCGGTCGCCGAGGTATTGACGCTGGCAGAGCCTCTGATCGAGTGGACTCGCGCACACCCGGAATTGCTCTCGCAGGCGCAGTCGCACAGCCGTCAGAGTGGCGCTGATGCATCCATTCTCGACGATGTCGTAGAACTCGCCCCTCCGGCGGACACCGGACGGTTTCACGCCTCCGGACGTCGACCTCGTGCCGGTGGCGCTGTCGGGTGACCCGATGGCCCGCTTGAGGGTGCCGGCGGGGGTCATCATCCAGCTCGGCTGC
This window contains:
- a CDS encoding winged helix-turn-helix transcriptional regulator, which codes for MTERDDRVLRGLYDLKNLFGDKWVPAILVALRDGPLRRVEILSTVNSYSIDENWTDKHAVLHDSIFARTLKKMREQGLIDRHSCDKTFPPEVLYSLTPAVAEVLTLAEPLIEWTRAHPELLSQAQSHSRQSGADASILDDVVELAPPADTGRFHASGRRPRAGGAVG